The genomic window CCAGGAGGCCCTGGCCCTGGGGATGCCCGTGCCCTCGGCCTTCCTCTCCTTCATGGCCGTGGGCATGGTGCTCATGCGCCTGGCCATGCTCCGGCGCGGATTCGGGAAGCGGCCCATCCGCAAGCTGCCGGCCATGCTGCTGGGGGCCTTCGCGGGGATGGCCCTCCTGGCGGCCCTGCCCGGCGGCACGGTACGCCATGTGCTGTCGGCCCTGCTCTACGGCGCGGGCTACAGCATGATGCACACCCTCATCAACGCGAAGCTGATGGCCTCCGCCGATCCGAAGCGCCGGGGCTCGGCCTTCGGCGTTCTCCTCTTCGCCTTCGACGCCGGCATCGGCCTCGGCAGCTTCAGCCTCGGGTGGGCCATCGGCGCCTACGGCTACCGCGCCGGCTGGGCCCTGGGCGCCCTCGCCATCCTCGTCTCGCTGCCCCTGGCCCTGAAGCTGAGCCGGGACTGATCAGACCCGCCGGTGGACCTTGTGGACGGAGGCCTGGTCCACGCACTTCACCAGGATCTCGTCGATGTTCACATGGTCGGGCGCCATGAGGCTCCACCGCACGCACTCGGCCACATCGAAGGCGGTGAGGGGCTTCACGCCCTGGTAGACGGCCTTGGCCTTGTCGCCGTCCTTCAGCCGGACATCGGAGAACTCGGTCACGGCCATGCCGGGATCCACGGAAGTGACGCGGATCTGTTCGCCGTTCAGCTCCAGGCGCAGGCTCTGGGCCATGGCCTTCACGCCGAACTTGGAGGCGCAGTAGACGCTGCCGCCCTCATAGGGCTGATGGCCGGCGGTGGAGCCGATGAAGAAGACATGGCCCCAGCCGGCCTTGCGGAGGTGGGGGAGGCCCGCGCGGATGGTCTTCACCACGCCCTCCACATTGGTCCGCATCATGGCTTCGAGATCCTCGTCCGGCGTCTCCCACAGCTTGTAGGTGCCGCTGGCCAGGCCCGCGTTGGCCACCACCACATGCAGGCCTCCGAGCGCCGCAGCGGCCTCCGCCACGAAAGTATCCACACTGGCCGTGTGGCAGGTGTCCACGGTGCCCGCGAAGGCCTTGATGCCGTGGGCCTTCGTCAGCTCGTCCGCCAGGGCCCGCACGCGCTCCACGCGACGGGCGCCCAGGGCCAGGTGGCAGCCCTGCGAGGCCAACAGCCGCGCCATGGCTTCGCCGAAGCCGCTGGACGCGCCGGTGATGAGGACGATGGGATGCTCGGGGCGCATGAGAACTCCTGGAGAGATGGGTCTAGCGGTAATTCCTGTGGAACTCGCCGAGCGCATCCACCACTTTCTGGATCTTGTCGGTGGGCGGCAGGATGGTAGTGCGGAAGTGGGCGGTGCCCTCGGCTTGTCCGAAGCCAGACCCAGGCACCACGCAGATGCCCGTCGCCTCCAGCAGGGCCATGGCGTAGTCGAAGTCCGTGCGGCCCGCCGGCAGGGTGATGCTGGGGAAGGCGTACATGGCCCCCGCGATCTCGTTGCAGGCGATGCCTTCGATGCGGTTCAACCCTTCGGCCAGCAGGATGGCCCGCTGCTTCAGGGTTTCGAGGATGGCGCCCTTCTCCGCGGTGTACCGGGCGTGGGAGGGCATGCCCGGCTTCGGCGGACGCACCATGGCATAGGTGGCGACCTGGCCCGCGAGGTTGGCACAAAGGCTCACGCTCTGGAGCTTGAGGATCTGGGCAGCCACATCCTCCGGCACATGGCGGTACTCGAAGTAGCCGCCCCGCACACCGCACTCGCCCAGGAAACCCTTGGAGCAGGAGTGGAAGCTGAAGAGGGAGACCTCCTTCGCCTCCGCCTGGTGCAGCACCTTCGCGAAAGAGACAAACTCATCGCCGGGCAGGTAGATGTTCTCCTGGTAGACCTCGTCCGCCAGGATCGAGAGGCCGTGGGCCTTCGCGAAGTCGATGACCATCGCGATGTTGGCCTCGTCCAGCACTGCCCCTGTGG from Geothrix sp. includes these protein-coding regions:
- a CDS encoding SDR family NAD(P)-dependent oxidoreductase: MRPEHPIVLITGASSGFGEAMARLLASQGCHLALGARRVERVRALADELTKAHGIKAFAGTVDTCHTASVDTFVAEAAAALGGLHVVVANAGLASGTYKLWETPDEDLEAMMRTNVEGVVKTIRAGLPHLRKAGWGHVFFIGSTAGHQPYEGGSVYCASKFGVKAMAQSLRLELNGEQIRVTSVDPGMAVTEFSDVRLKDGDKAKAVYQGVKPLTAFDVAECVRWSLMAPDHVNIDEILVKCVDQASVHKVHRRV
- a CDS encoding aminotransferase class I/II-fold pyridoxal phosphate-dependent enzyme, with translation MTIRLTDLGKAVLETEYAVRGPIVARAGELEKQGREIIYCNIGNPQSLGQKALTWNRQILALCEYPALLDLAPGTFPTDVVETAKAILAGTRHGLGAYSESRGVRFIREAVAEFILERDHIGVDPDAIFLTDGASKGVQTILRLLLSGPQDGIMVPIPQYPLYSATITLYEGRMVPYYLDEANGWKLSRPMLEASLAQAKAEGTRVKAICVINPGNPTGAVLDEANIAMVIDFAKAHGLSILADEVYQENIYLPGDEFVSFAKVLHQAEAKEVSLFSFHSCSKGFLGECGVRGGYFEYRHVPEDVAAQILKLQSVSLCANLAGQVATYAMVRPPKPGMPSHARYTAEKGAILETLKQRAILLAEGLNRIEGIACNEIAGAMYAFPSITLPAGRTDFDYAMALLEATGICVVPGSGFGQAEGTAHFRTTILPPTDKIQKVVDALGEFHRNYR